The proteins below come from a single uncultured Carboxylicivirga sp. genomic window:
- a CDS encoding polyprenol monophosphomannose synthase, protein MSSNLVIIPTYNEKENIENIIRVVFELPREFEILIIEDSSPDGTADIIRKLQKEFPDKLHMVERKGKLGLGTAYIAGFKWAVERKYDFIFEMDADFSHPPKDLISLHDACVSQNADLAIGSRYISGVNVVNWPMGRVLMSYFASVYVRFITRMKIMDTTAGFKCYRRRVLETINLDKIRLKGYAFQIEMKFTTWKFGFKIVEVPIIFTDRTEGTSKMSGGIFNEAVWGVIKMKIASFFKTYKV, encoded by the coding sequence ATGAGTAGCAACCTGGTTATTATACCTACTTATAACGAGAAAGAAAATATTGAAAACATTATAAGGGTAGTTTTTGAATTACCACGCGAGTTTGAAATTCTGATTATTGAAGACAGTTCACCTGACGGAACCGCTGACATCATCAGAAAGCTTCAGAAAGAATTCCCTGACAAACTGCATATGGTGGAGCGCAAAGGTAAACTCGGACTGGGAACTGCTTACATTGCCGGTTTCAAATGGGCAGTTGAACGTAAATACGATTTCATATTTGAGATGGACGCCGATTTCTCTCATCCTCCAAAAGATTTAATTAGTTTGCATGATGCCTGTGTGAGCCAAAATGCCGATTTAGCCATTGGCTCGCGTTATATATCGGGTGTAAATGTAGTAAACTGGCCAATGGGCCGTGTACTCATGTCGTACTTCGCCTCGGTATACGTACGCTTTATTACCCGCATGAAGATAATGGATACCACTGCTGGCTTTAAATGCTATCGACGAAGAGTATTAGAAACCATCAATCTGGATAAAATACGATTAAAGGGTTATGCTTTTCAGATAGAGATGAAGTTTACTACCTGGAAGTTCGGCTTTAAGATTGTGGAAGTACCCATTATTTTTACCGATCGCACCGAAGGAACTTCGAAGATGAGTGGAGGTATCTTTAACGAAGCTGTTTGGGGGGTAATTAAAATGAAGATTGCCAGCTTTTTCAAAACCTATAAAGTTTGA
- a CDS encoding nucleoside kinase translates to MKRSIKIKCLNNKIQKEYPLGTSLQQVAEDLNIELQTPILGAYVNNTLTDLSYELYHPKNIGFIDITSPDGMRMYIRSLSFVLSVAVKQLYPNATLRIEHSVSKGTYCSLENIEELQMTEVLEIGDKMRELINADLPFIQHEAESDEVIKLFESENQDDKTALIKHRGQVYTTYYTLGDHAGMYYGYLVPSSGYLKVFDLIKYYNGMLLQIPKRTQPDELEDIVIQNKMFDIFQEFAEWNRVLKVSNLADINAACSNGKADTLVKVSEALHEKKIGHIADMIDSKNHHIKLVLISGPSSSGKTTFGKRLAIQLMVAGMKPLNLSLDNYFVNRDQTPRDENGDFDFEALNALDVELFNQQLVDLLAGKEVEIPKFSFEKGERYYDGEKLKMNEDNILIVEGIHGLNPELTHLIPNESKFKIYVSALTSINIDNQNLIHTTDNRLIRRIVRDYKYRKYSAQDTISRWPSVRRGEDLHIFPYQEEADVMFNTALLYELSVLKPLAESILLEVQPNQKEYSEARRLLRFFSYFKPLLSTDIPPTSILREFVGGSSFDY, encoded by the coding sequence ATGAAACGCAGCATAAAAATTAAATGCCTTAATAATAAGATTCAGAAAGAATACCCCCTCGGAACAAGTCTTCAGCAAGTAGCTGAAGACTTGAATATAGAGCTACAAACGCCTATACTTGGGGCATACGTTAATAATACCCTTACCGATTTATCGTACGAACTTTATCATCCTAAAAATATTGGTTTTATAGATATTACTTCGCCTGATGGAATGCGAATGTATATTCGAAGTTTATCGTTTGTACTCTCAGTAGCTGTTAAGCAACTATACCCTAATGCCACTTTACGCATCGAACATTCAGTATCAAAAGGGACTTATTGTTCATTGGAAAATATTGAAGAACTTCAAATGACAGAGGTATTAGAGATTGGTGATAAGATGAGAGAACTAATCAATGCTGACTTGCCATTTATTCAACATGAAGCAGAGTCGGATGAAGTAATTAAGCTTTTCGAAAGCGAAAACCAGGATGATAAAACCGCTTTAATCAAACACCGAGGACAAGTATATACAACCTATTATACGTTAGGCGATCATGCTGGGATGTATTACGGATATTTGGTGCCGTCATCCGGATACTTAAAGGTTTTTGACCTCATCAAATACTACAATGGTATGCTTCTGCAGATACCCAAACGCACTCAACCTGATGAGTTGGAAGATATTGTTATTCAAAATAAGATGTTCGATATCTTTCAGGAATTTGCAGAATGGAACCGAGTATTAAAAGTAAGCAACCTGGCAGATATCAATGCTGCCTGTTCAAATGGGAAAGCTGATACCCTGGTGAAGGTTTCGGAAGCATTGCACGAAAAGAAAATCGGACACATAGCAGATATGATTGATTCTAAAAATCACCATATTAAGTTGGTACTTATTAGCGGGCCATCATCCAGTGGAAAGACAACCTTTGGTAAGCGATTGGCCATTCAGTTGATGGTGGCCGGTATGAAACCACTTAATCTATCGTTAGATAATTACTTTGTGAATCGCGATCAAACACCTCGGGATGAAAACGGGGATTTCGACTTTGAAGCACTTAATGCGTTGGATGTGGAACTATTTAATCAACAATTGGTTGATTTATTGGCTGGCAAAGAAGTTGAAATACCTAAATTCTCGTTCGAAAAAGGAGAACGCTATTACGATGGTGAAAAGCTAAAAATGAATGAAGACAATATTCTGATTGTTGAAGGTATACATGGCTTAAATCCGGAGCTGACTCATCTTATCCCCAACGAATCAAAATTTAAGATATACGTATCGGCATTAACAAGTATCAACATTGATAATCAGAACTTGATTCACACTACCGACAACCGTTTGATCAGACGAATTGTGCGCGATTACAAATACCGTAAATATTCAGCACAAGATACTATTTCGCGCTGGCCAAGTGTACGTAGAGGTGAAGACTTACATATATTCCCTTATCAGGAAGAAGCTGATGTAATGTTCAACACAGCCTTGCTATACGAATTATCGGTACTAAAACCATTGGCCGAATCTATTTTATTGGAGGTTCAGCCCAATCAAAAAGAGTACTCTGAAGCCAGGCGCTTACTTCGTTTCTTCAGCTACTTTAAACCTTTATTAAGCACCGACATTCCTCCAACATCCATTCTGCGCGAATTTGTTGGAGGCAGCAGTTTTGATTATTAA
- a CDS encoding dihydroorotase, producing MSTILIKNATIINEGTQQKGSVLVENDLIKTVILDNKLPKVDTTIDAEGLLLLPGAIDDQVHFREPGLTQKADIRSESKAAVAGGITSFMEMPNTKPQATTHEILEEKYKIAANSSAANYSFYIGATNDNVDELLKTNPKTVCGIKIFMGSSTGNMLVDNESILDKIFAESKVLIATHCEDEDTIKENTTIYKNKFGDDMPFKYHPVIRSAEACYKSSLKASTLARKHNARLHILHLSSAGELELLDQGMPLKDKRVTGEVCVHHLWFSDEDYDQYGSRIKWNPAVKSENDRDALRKGLASDILDIVATDHAPHTKEEKDNKYFQAPSGGPLVQHALVAMLEMAKQGHFTYEMVVEKMSHNPAILFQIEKRGYIKEGYKADLVLVDPNNAWEVKTDNILYKCGWSPFEGTTFSHKVTHTFVNGQLAYADGKVNEEVRGERLSFDR from the coding sequence ATGTCTACCATACTTATAAAAAACGCAACGATTATCAACGAAGGAACTCAGCAAAAAGGCAGTGTTTTAGTTGAAAACGATCTGATCAAAACGGTTATCCTTGATAATAAACTACCTAAAGTAGATACGACGATTGATGCCGAAGGTTTATTATTACTACCGGGTGCTATAGATGACCAGGTTCACTTTCGCGAGCCGGGATTAACGCAAAAAGCCGATATCAGAAGCGAATCGAAAGCAGCTGTTGCGGGGGGTATTACATCGTTTATGGAAATGCCCAACACAAAACCTCAAGCAACCACGCACGAGATATTAGAAGAAAAATACAAGATTGCAGCCAATTCATCGGCAGCCAACTACTCGTTTTACATTGGTGCTACCAACGATAATGTGGATGAACTTTTAAAAACCAATCCTAAAACAGTTTGTGGTATTAAAATTTTCATGGGTTCTTCAACTGGTAATATGTTGGTTGATAACGAATCGATTTTAGATAAAATCTTTGCCGAAAGTAAAGTATTAATTGCTACACACTGCGAAGACGAAGATACCATCAAAGAAAACACTACCATATACAAGAATAAATTTGGCGACGATATGCCTTTTAAATATCATCCGGTGATCCGATCAGCTGAAGCATGTTATAAATCGTCGCTTAAGGCTTCTACCCTGGCTCGTAAACACAATGCACGCCTGCACATTCTGCATTTAAGCTCGGCTGGCGAGTTGGAATTACTTGATCAAGGAATGCCATTGAAAGACAAACGGGTTACGGGTGAAGTATGTGTGCATCATCTTTGGTTTTCCGATGAAGATTACGACCAATACGGATCGCGTATTAAGTGGAACCCGGCGGTAAAATCAGAAAACGACAGAGATGCTTTGCGCAAAGGCTTGGCTTCTGATATTTTGGATATTGTAGCAACCGATCATGCCCCTCATACCAAAGAAGAAAAAGATAACAAATATTTTCAGGCTCCATCGGGCGGACCGTTGGTTCAACATGCCTTAGTAGCCATGCTTGAAATGGCAAAACAAGGTCATTTTACCTACGAAATGGTGGTTGAAAAGATGAGCCATAATCCAGCCATTTTATTCCAAATTGAGAAACGCGGATATATTAAAGAAGGATACAAAGCCGACTTAGTTTTGGTTGATCCTAATAATGCATGGGAAGTAAAAACTGATAATATCCTATACAAATGTGGATGGTCGCCATTTGAAGGAACTACTTTTTCGCATAAAGTAACACACACTTTCGTGAATGGTCAGTTGGCCTATGCCGATGGAAAAGTTAATGAAGAAGTAAGAGGCGAACGCCTGTCATTTGATCGTTAA
- a CDS encoding acyltransferase family protein: MQGRVKWIDAMKGFGIIMVVYSHVHIDFGHAFLNSFKMPLFFFCSGYVANYSKYQRTSEFVKRRFISLLYPYFIWSLMLFLFWMFFDRDGGDIFKNLFGIFYSSGGTEYMGWGVILWFLPALFIVEVLHAYIQKVNKVDWVILGVSTIGYLYTSYINKSLPWSFNISLIMLIFYHFGYVWKQKSVKFSNTLYLPFVLVLWFVISYYNGKVLVYQGQINNPFLFLMGGLFGILSIKLLVHLFEKIESLLAFVGVRVILIFLVHLRLITVLKAIQLYVFHVPIHENYMSAIIYTVISVSILALAFDTINKKLTWLLRYDK; this comes from the coding sequence ATGCAGGGAAGAGTAAAATGGATAGATGCCATGAAAGGTTTTGGGATTATTATGGTAGTATACAGTCATGTTCATATTGACTTTGGCCATGCCTTTCTGAATAGTTTCAAGATGCCATTATTTTTCTTTTGTTCAGGTTATGTTGCAAACTATTCAAAGTATCAAAGAACAAGTGAATTTGTTAAACGAAGGTTTATTTCATTATTATATCCATATTTTATTTGGAGCTTGATGCTTTTTTTGTTTTGGATGTTTTTTGATAGAGATGGTGGGGATATTTTTAAAAATTTGTTTGGAATATTTTATTCATCAGGAGGAACTGAATATATGGGGTGGGGAGTGATACTGTGGTTTCTACCGGCCTTATTTATTGTTGAAGTATTACATGCATATATTCAAAAGGTTAATAAAGTAGATTGGGTAATTCTTGGAGTGAGTACAATTGGCTATTTATACACTTCATACATAAATAAATCACTTCCATGGAGTTTTAACATTTCATTGATAATGCTAATATTTTATCATTTCGGGTATGTGTGGAAGCAAAAGAGTGTAAAGTTTTCTAATACCCTCTATCTTCCTTTTGTTTTAGTTCTTTGGTTTGTAATAAGCTATTACAATGGAAAAGTACTAGTGTATCAAGGACAAATAAATAACCCATTTTTATTTTTAATGGGAGGCTTATTTGGGATATTGTCAATAAAGTTACTTGTGCATTTGTTTGAGAAAATAGAGAGCCTGTTAGCCTTTGTTGGAGTAAGAGTTATTTTAATTTTCTTGGTGCACTTAAGATTAATCACGGTGTTGAAAGCTATACAATTGTATGTGTTTCATGTACCCATTCACGAAAATTACATGTCAGCTATAATTTATACAGTTATTTCAGTAAGTATCCTGGCACTTGCGTTCGATACAATTAATAAGAAACTAACATGGTTGTTAAGGTATGATAAATAA